The following proteins are co-located in the Billgrantia tianxiuensis genome:
- a CDS encoding cation transporter, with amino-acid sequence MSNKEHRLGVSEINLVTRHLKLEPNDEVSIRAAVADIDQLYGLDSVTFDEKKWRLDLAYDASRVCLDCVEDILMKHAVEISHDWWTRFKEEHYRFVDQNVKDNANHEPWSCHQSPPGSGKKK; translated from the coding sequence AATAAAGAACATCGCCTTGGTGTGTCCGAAATAAACTTGGTGACTCGTCACCTGAAGCTGGAACCTAACGATGAGGTGTCGATCCGAGCAGCTGTCGCCGACATTGATCAGCTCTATGGGCTGGACAGCGTAACTTTTGACGAGAAAAAGTGGAGGCTGGATCTGGCCTATGACGCATCGAGAGTTTGCCTCGATTGCGTAGAGGATATTCTAATGAAACATGCTGTCGAGATCAGCCATGACTGGTGGACGCGTTTCAAGGAAGAGCATTACCGGTTTGTCGATCAGAATGTGAAAGATAATGCTAATCATGAACCCTGGAGCTGCCATCAATCCCCGCCCGGCAGTGGGAAGAAAAAATAG
- a CDS encoding AI-2E family transporter, whose amino-acid sequence MHDHRVTPGLNPQWVIALVLIVASLYWLRVLAVPLAFSLLLMALVWPIYQHRAFKRRVLHGLSLVASVLFVLIAVAAILSLIGYGIRLVADGLSLYGAQMQETYRSIGLWFAARDISLEPTMAEQLSPSGLLHLVHETAARINAIIGFLALTLIFLIMGLLEAGTFQRRLPHALGADAAERLLTAFEELGWKFRRYMLIRSAVSVLTGILTWLFALSVGLDLAVVWGLLAFSLNYIPFVGSILAVFPPTIFAVVQFASWQTPVVVLAGMALIQFSIGNFLDPRLEGRALAISPFAVIFSIFFWSIVWGIPGAFIGVPLTIALITICGHFHETCWIKRLLSPPPMPEGIKHEK is encoded by the coding sequence ATGCACGATCACCGCGTAACGCCTGGTCTGAATCCGCAATGGGTGATCGCACTTGTCCTCATCGTAGCCTCGCTGTACTGGCTGCGGGTTCTCGCCGTACCGTTGGCATTCTCGCTGTTGCTGATGGCGCTGGTGTGGCCCATCTACCAACACAGAGCGTTCAAGAGAAGGGTCCTGCACGGATTGTCGCTTGTCGCTTCCGTTTTGTTCGTGCTGATTGCCGTCGCCGCCATTCTCTCCCTCATCGGCTACGGGATCCGCCTCGTGGCGGACGGCCTTTCGCTCTACGGTGCTCAAATGCAGGAGACTTACCGCTCCATCGGCTTATGGTTCGCAGCGAGAGACATTTCCCTTGAGCCCACCATGGCGGAGCAACTCAGTCCCAGCGGGCTACTTCATCTCGTCCATGAGACCGCCGCCCGCATCAACGCCATTATCGGTTTCCTGGCGCTGACCCTGATCTTTCTGATCATGGGGCTGTTGGAAGCCGGCACCTTCCAGCGGCGACTCCCCCATGCGCTGGGAGCTGATGCCGCCGAGCGGCTATTGACGGCATTTGAGGAGCTCGGGTGGAAATTCCGTCGCTATATGCTCATCAGGTCGGCCGTGAGCGTCCTCACAGGCATACTCACATGGCTGTTTGCGCTGTCAGTCGGCCTGGATCTCGCCGTTGTCTGGGGCTTGCTGGCCTTCTCGCTAAACTACATTCCTTTCGTCGGCTCTATCCTGGCCGTGTTCCCTCCGACGATCTTTGCCGTCGTTCAGTTCGCGTCATGGCAAACACCGGTAGTGGTGCTTGCCGGCATGGCCCTCATCCAGTTTTCGATAGGTAACTTTCTCGACCCCAGGCTCGAGGGGCGGGCCTTGGCCATATCGCCCTTCGCCGTCATCTTCTCCATCTTCTTCTGGAGCATCGTCTGGGGCATTCCTGGCGCCTTCATTGGCGTCCCCCTGACGATCGCCCTGATCACTATCTGTGGCCACTTCCACGAAACCTGCTGGATAAAACGACTTCTATCTCCGCCACCCATGCCTGAAGGCATTAAGCACGAGAAGTAG
- a CDS encoding ABC transporter permease, with protein sequence MRLRSLLHKELIQFFRDPVVLFLIFWLYTIEVVICAYALGMEMRDLPLAVVDADESPASRHLVDDFVAGGNFRLAAHLRDVAAAEPYLERGEAQAVLVIPVDFERELYRGGGQALQFLVDGGNANTAAVARGYALQTVEAFRMRQGILDERPLATVTAQLRTWYNPNQTNVNFTVLAMIALAGLMIGVVHPAASIVREKEVGTIEQLMVTPIRRGELFIAKTMPTLLIGLVAVLPSLALVGWFGVPVRGSLPLFFALTALFLLSAIGLGVLVAAVSRTLQQALLLGFFGLFPLMFLSGTMVPVESMPNLLQQLSLASPLRHYLEITLGIFLKGVGMEILWPHALALVAIGMPLYLGAWLIFRRLS encoded by the coding sequence ATGCGACTGCGCAGCCTGTTGCACAAGGAGCTGATCCAGTTCTTCCGCGATCCCGTGGTGCTGTTCCTGATCTTCTGGCTCTACACCATCGAAGTGGTGATCTGCGCCTACGCCCTGGGCATGGAGATGCGCGACCTGCCGCTGGCGGTGGTCGATGCCGACGAGAGCCCGGCCAGCCGCCACCTGGTCGATGACTTCGTCGCAGGAGGCAACTTCCGCCTGGCGGCGCACCTGCGCGATGTTGCGGCGGCCGAACCGTACCTGGAACGGGGCGAAGCACAGGCGGTACTGGTCATCCCCGTCGATTTCGAGCGCGAACTCTACCGCGGCGGTGGTCAGGCACTGCAGTTCCTGGTCGATGGCGGCAACGCCAATACGGCAGCCGTCGCCCGGGGCTATGCGCTGCAGACGGTGGAGGCCTTCCGGATGCGCCAGGGGATACTCGACGAGCGACCGCTCGCGACGGTAACCGCGCAGTTGCGCACCTGGTACAACCCGAACCAGACCAACGTCAACTTCACGGTGCTGGCGATGATCGCCCTGGCGGGGTTGATGATCGGTGTCGTGCATCCCGCCGCCTCCATCGTTCGCGAGAAGGAGGTCGGTACCATCGAGCAGCTCATGGTCACCCCCATTCGCCGTGGCGAACTGTTCATCGCCAAGACCATGCCCACCCTGTTGATCGGCCTGGTTGCCGTACTCCCCAGCCTGGCGCTGGTCGGCTGGTTCGGCGTGCCGGTCAGAGGCAGCCTGCCGCTGTTCTTCGCCCTGACCGCGCTGTTTCTGCTCAGCGCCATCGGCCTCGGTGTCCTGGTGGCGGCGGTTTCGCGAACCCTGCAGCAGGCCCTGCTGCTTGGCTTCTTCGGCCTCTTCCCGCTGATGTTCCTGTCCGGCACCATGGTGCCGGTGGAGAGCATGCCGAACCTGCTCCAGCAGCTGTCGCTGGCCAGCCCCTTGCGCCACTATCTGGAGATCACCCTGGGCATCTTCCTCAAGGGTGTGGGCATGGAGATCCTGTGGCCGCATGCACTCGCTCTCGTGGCAATAGGCATGCCATTGTACCTGGGTGCCTGGCTGATTTTTCGGCGCCTGTCATGA
- a CDS encoding ABC transporter permease — MNPKRIAAVATKEAKEVLRDPITVGVALIMPLVMLLLFGYAITLDVDDIPMGLLDQDRTPTSRQLSEAFTASETFRLERELSDPQAMERALQRGEIRLALIIPPGFERALARHEPSPVQLLVDGTYSATATLVGGHALAIASGFGHAAPSSALHLETRVRYNPSLSSVHTVVPGLYAVILMAFPPLLTALALVREKETGTIAQIYASPLSSVEFLAGKLMPYAIIAFVQMAMVIGVGFLWFGVPFRGSVAFLLAISLLYVLCTLGIGLLVSAVTRTQLVALLAVLIVTLMPSILFSGMLFPIFTMPYVVQLYTLAFPGRYFVDISRGVVLKGVGLEVLWPSIAIVAVYTLLVFALAAWRLKKKVA, encoded by the coding sequence ATGAACCCGAAGCGCATCGCCGCCGTGGCGACCAAGGAGGCGAAAGAGGTGCTGCGCGACCCGATCACCGTCGGCGTCGCGCTGATCATGCCGCTGGTCATGCTGCTGCTGTTCGGCTATGCGATCACGCTCGATGTCGACGACATCCCGATGGGGTTGCTGGATCAGGACCGTACGCCCACCAGCCGCCAGCTCAGCGAGGCGTTCACGGCGAGCGAGACCTTCCGGTTGGAGCGCGAACTGAGTGACCCGCAGGCGATGGAGCGCGCCTTGCAGCGCGGCGAGATCCGCTTGGCGCTGATCATCCCGCCCGGTTTCGAACGCGCCCTCGCCCGCCACGAGCCGAGCCCGGTCCAACTGCTGGTGGACGGCACCTATTCCGCCACGGCGACGCTGGTCGGCGGTCATGCGCTGGCCATCGCCAGCGGCTTTGGCCATGCAGCGCCATCGTCGGCCCTGCACCTGGAAACCCGCGTCCGGTACAACCCCTCGCTCAGCAGCGTGCACACCGTGGTGCCCGGCCTCTATGCGGTGATCCTGATGGCCTTCCCGCCTCTGCTCACCGCGCTCGCCCTGGTGCGGGAGAAGGAGACCGGCACCATCGCGCAGATCTACGCCTCGCCGCTCTCCTCCGTCGAGTTTCTCGCCGGCAAGCTGATGCCCTACGCGATCATCGCCTTCGTGCAGATGGCGATGGTGATCGGCGTCGGCTTTCTCTGGTTCGGCGTGCCGTTCCGGGGCAGCGTCGCGTTCCTGTTGGCGATATCGCTGCTGTACGTGCTCTGTACCCTGGGGATCGGCCTGCTGGTGTCGGCCGTGACCCGTACCCAACTGGTCGCCCTGCTGGCCGTGCTGATCGTGACCCTGATGCCCTCCATCCTGTTCTCGGGCATGCTGTTTCCGATCTTCACCATGCCCTATGTGGTGCAGCTCTACACCCTGGCCTTTCCGGGTCGCTATTTCGTCGACATCTCCCGTGGCGTGGTGCTCAAGGGCGTCGGACTCGAGGTCCTGTGGCCGAGCATCGCCATCGTCGCCGTCTACACCCTGCTGGTCTTCGCCCTGGCGGCCTGGCGGCTGAAGAAGAAGGTGGCCTGA
- a CDS encoding ABC transporter ATP-binding protein translates to MAAAVQAILRDVPEVLNLQWLADRLRIQLHAGADLPPATLARLRGLATLASAAPGLEEAFIALSTAQAPAAPPPVTPAVTETQGGEVQAEQLSVRFGDFTAVDRVSVSVSPGEVIGWLGPNGAGKTTLIRVFCGLLMPSDGEAFVAGLSVTAQAQALRGRIGYMSQRFSLYPDLTVAENLRFFAGAYGLGGMRRRQAIEWASGMTALTGMETRRVSELSAAVRQRLALACSILHGPAVLFLDEPTSGVDPLNRQRFWQLIQTLASGGMTVFVTTHYLEEASYCHRLGLMHQGRLVALGTLEQLRQALRLPADAGMEAVFLGHLERTQRELAS, encoded by the coding sequence ATGGCCGCCGCCGTGCAGGCCATCCTGCGCGACGTCCCCGAGGTGCTGAATCTGCAATGGTTGGCGGATAGGTTGCGCATCCAGCTGCATGCCGGTGCCGACCTGCCACCGGCCACCCTGGCGCGGCTGCGCGGGCTCGCCACCCTGGCTTCCGCCGCGCCGGGGCTGGAAGAGGCCTTCATCGCACTGAGCACGGCACAGGCGCCGGCAGCGCCGCCGCCGGTGACACCGGCCGTCACGGAGACGCAGGGTGGCGAGGTGCAAGCGGAGCAACTCAGCGTGCGGTTCGGCGACTTCACCGCCGTCGACCGGGTCTCGGTCAGTGTGTCGCCGGGCGAGGTGATCGGCTGGCTGGGCCCCAACGGTGCCGGCAAGACCACCCTGATCCGGGTCTTCTGCGGTCTGCTGATGCCCAGCGACGGCGAGGCCTTCGTCGCCGGCCTCTCGGTGACCGCCCAGGCACAGGCCCTGCGCGGCCGCATCGGCTACATGTCGCAGCGCTTCTCGCTCTACCCGGATCTCACGGTGGCCGAGAACCTGCGCTTCTTCGCCGGGGCCTACGGCCTTGGCGGCATGCGCCGACGCCAGGCGATCGAATGGGCCAGCGGCATGACGGCCCTGACCGGGATGGAGACGCGCCGCGTCAGCGAGCTGTCGGCGGCGGTACGCCAGCGCCTGGCGCTGGCCTGCAGCATCCTGCACGGCCCGGCGGTGCTGTTTCTGGACGAGCCCACCTCCGGCGTCGATCCGCTCAACCGCCAGCGCTTCTGGCAGCTGATCCAGACCCTGGCCAGCGGCGGCATGACGGTGTTCGTTACCACCCACTATCTGGAAGAGGCGAGCTATTGCCACCGCCTGGGGCTGATGCACCAGGGGCGCCTGGTCGCCCTTGGCACCCTCGAGCAACTGCGCCAGGCGCTGCGGCTGCCCGCCGATGCCGGCATGGAAGCGGTCTTCCTCGGCCATCTTGAGCGCACGCAGCGGGAGCTGGCCTCATGA
- a CDS encoding ABC transporter ATP-binding protein gives MTAAIRTTGLGRRFAGRQVLTGVELEVRQGEIFGLLGPDGAGKTTLMQLLAAILDPSEGQAEVLGFDTVRQAAEVNARVGYMSQGFTLYDRLSVLENLQFAARIRDVAPEGFLRRSRELLAMAGLQDVLDRPAGKLSGGMRKKLSLCANLIHAPPLLLLDELSLGVDPVSRRDLWRLLRRYREDGSTVVVSTPTWTKRNTVIDSPSSTRAGCWRWTARRSCVPGSRGGSTTCGPPWPPPCRPSCATSPRC, from the coding sequence ATGACCGCGGCGATCCGCACCACCGGGCTGGGGCGGCGCTTCGCCGGCCGGCAGGTGCTCACGGGGGTCGAGCTGGAGGTCCGGCAGGGCGAAATCTTCGGGCTGCTGGGCCCGGACGGCGCCGGCAAGACCACCCTCATGCAACTGCTGGCGGCGATCCTGGATCCCAGCGAGGGGCAAGCGGAGGTGCTTGGCTTTGACACGGTGCGCCAGGCGGCCGAGGTGAATGCCCGGGTCGGCTACATGTCGCAGGGGTTCACGCTCTATGACCGGCTCAGCGTCCTCGAGAACCTGCAGTTCGCCGCCCGTATCCGCGACGTCGCCCCGGAGGGTTTCCTCCGTCGCAGCCGGGAGCTGCTCGCCATGGCCGGGCTGCAGGACGTTCTCGACCGGCCGGCCGGCAAGCTCTCCGGCGGCATGCGCAAGAAGCTGTCGCTGTGCGCCAACCTGATCCATGCCCCGCCCCTGCTGCTGCTCGACGAGCTCAGCCTCGGCGTCGACCCGGTATCGCGCCGCGATCTGTGGCGACTGCTGCGGCGTTACCGGGAGGACGGCAGTACCGTCGTCGTGAGTACCCCTACATGGACGAAGCGGAATACTGTGATCGACTCGCCTTCCTCGACCAGGGCCGGGTGCTGGCGGTGGACAGCCCGGCGCAGTTGCGTGCCCGGGTCCAGGGGCGGATCTACGACGTGCGGACCGCCATGGCCGCCGCCGTGCAGGCCATCCTGCGCGACGTCCCCGAGGTGCTGA
- a CDS encoding efflux RND transporter periplasmic adaptor subunit, with product MTLRLANPDGTLKPGMPADAWIRWQDEAPWPDTLVVPP from the coding sequence GTGACCCTGCGGCTCGCCAACCCCGACGGCACTCTCAAGCCGGGCATGCCGGCCGATGCCTGGATCCGCTGGCAGGACGAGGCGCCGTGGCCCGACACCCTGGTCGTGCCACCATGA
- a CDS encoding HlyD family secretion protein, which produces MRHSLWTIVAVMLLAVGGYLGFLALRPAELPPGLLYGSGRIEATEIRLAAEIPGRVVANHLTEGRPVGEGAELLRLDDRLLRLQQAELEARRVAGEQAVVRFERLLDTARHHLGNAETELERARTLRRTGAIPAQQLERSEDRRREAAGEVEVLAAQLAEAAANLQALEQQQAQLAFQLDKTVLTSPIDATVLVKAVEVGEVVAPGQPLGILVDLDRPRLKLYVAEQALGQIRLGAPARVRVNAFPDRYFEAEVSAVDDRAQFTPRDVHLPDERARTVFG; this is translated from the coding sequence ATGCGACACTCGCTGTGGACGATCGTGGCGGTCATGCTGCTCGCCGTTGGCGGCTATCTAGGCTTCCTGGCGCTGCGACCGGCGGAACTCCCGCCCGGCCTGCTCTACGGCAGCGGCCGTATCGAAGCCACCGAGATTCGCCTGGCCGCCGAGATCCCCGGGCGTGTGGTGGCAAACCATCTGACCGAGGGCCGACCCGTCGGCGAGGGGGCTGAGCTGCTGCGCCTGGACGATCGCCTCCTTCGTCTGCAACAGGCCGAACTCGAGGCGCGCCGGGTCGCCGGTGAACAAGCGGTGGTGCGGTTCGAGCGCCTGCTCGACACGGCGCGCCATCATCTCGGCAATGCCGAGACCGAGCTGGAACGCGCGCGAACCCTGCGTCGCACCGGCGCGATTCCCGCGCAGCAACTGGAGCGCAGCGAGGATCGCCGGCGCGAGGCGGCCGGCGAGGTCGAGGTGCTGGCGGCACAGCTTGCGGAGGCGGCCGCCAACCTGCAGGCGCTCGAGCAGCAGCAGGCGCAGCTCGCGTTCCAGCTCGACAAGACCGTGCTGACCAGTCCCATCGACGCCACCGTGCTGGTCAAGGCAGTAGAGGTTGGTGAGGTAGTGGCGCCCGGACAGCCGCTCGGCATCCTGGTCGATCTGGACCGGCCCCGACTGAAGCTCTACGTCGCCGAACAGGCGCTGGGGCAGATCCGCCTCGGTGCCCCGGCCCGGGTACGAGTCAACGCCTTCCCGGACCGCTACTTCGAGGCCGAGGTCAGCGCGGTCGACGACCGCGCCCAGTTCACCCCCCGCGATGTCCATCTTCCCGACGAGCGGGCGCGCACCGTCTTCGGGTGA
- a CDS encoding ATPase, translated as MNIQTFRDVIEWTRALHEHLARCLKHCSTQQEEQRAKWLLAYLADHEAALQEVVAGFEKQTDPKALNTWLYDYISYAPIKPHLSCSAPYAEMSFDEICQEIFDLHNQVIDFYRYLEGRTEIPETRELIDKLLQLEQHEAMRLFHQTNRSRDL; from the coding sequence ATGAACATTCAGACATTTCGTGATGTGATCGAGTGGACGCGTGCACTGCATGAACACCTTGCCCGGTGCCTGAAGCACTGCTCAACGCAGCAGGAAGAACAGCGAGCCAAGTGGCTGCTGGCGTATCTAGCGGATCACGAGGCGGCCCTGCAAGAGGTCGTGGCAGGTTTCGAGAAGCAAACCGATCCCAAGGCATTGAATACTTGGCTATACGATTATATTTCCTATGCCCCTATCAAGCCTCACCTATCGTGTAGCGCGCCCTATGCGGAAATGAGCTTCGACGAGATCTGTCAGGAAATTTTCGACCTTCACAATCAGGTCATCGATTTCTATCGCTACCTTGAGGGGCGCACCGAGATTCCCGAGACGCGCGAGTTGATCGATAAGTTGCTGCAGTTGGAGCAGCATGAGGCGATGCGCCTTTTTCACCAGACCAACCGCTCCAGAGATCTCTAA
- a CDS encoding DUF305 domain-containing protein, with product MKQGDKHSDNSHMHSMYLRFGAMILTAMVVMYGMMFVSAWEWSHVRWSESRFFMALSMGGTMALVMLGWMLNMYRDVKMNIAIIAISTIFLAVAVFLDRSQATVQDNSFMSAMIPHHSMAILRSERAEITDFRVCNLAVEISEAQRREILEMEWLIEDIRENGPASNSEEAEARPVPEFDVSADRQCGTD from the coding sequence ATGAAACAAGGAGACAAGCACTCAGATAACTCTCATATGCACTCCATGTACTTGCGCTTTGGGGCGATGATCCTCACGGCGATGGTGGTCATGTATGGCATGATGTTCGTAAGTGCATGGGAATGGAGTCATGTGCGATGGAGCGAAAGTCGGTTTTTCATGGCGCTGTCTATGGGCGGGACCATGGCTTTGGTCATGTTGGGCTGGATGCTCAATATGTATCGAGATGTAAAAATGAACATAGCCATCATTGCGATCAGCACAATTTTCCTCGCAGTGGCTGTTTTCCTTGATCGGAGCCAGGCTACCGTTCAGGATAACTCGTTTATGAGCGCAATGATCCCTCATCACTCCATGGCTATCTTACGATCAGAACGTGCTGAAATAACGGATTTTCGGGTGTGCAACTTGGCAGTTGAGATCAGTGAAGCACAACGGCGTGAGATATTGGAGATGGAATGGCTAATAGAAGACATAAGGGAAAACGGACCTGCCAGCAACTCAGAGGAAGCTGAGGCAAGACCCGTTCCTGAATTCGATGTTAGTGCAGATCGCCAGTGCGGTACCGATTAA
- a CDS encoding heavy metal sensor histidine kinase, with amino-acid sequence MTFYPHSLTARLATLFSLLVAGLLLLLGLSLEHLIRGHFDDIDQMELTAKLSMIENLLARADSPTALDTLPRYLDDVLTSHANLSVSIRDEAGRILYAHQPEFLAPIKNGDVSSPSARWSVASYEFIGREVQQHLPLPAPAPVQVLLGLDITHHAHFLEDIRRYLWTGIAMAALLTALLGWLVARQGLAPLKRITETARRLSAERLGERLDLQATPPEMLELANAFNGMLNRLEADFQRLSDFSADIAHELRTPVSNLLTETQVALSRPRNSEEYQDTLHSNLEELERLARMIADMLFLAKADHGLLPNPAESVHLEQEVAALLEFYDALAEEKQVTMQATGSATVIGDHLMLRRAVANLLSNALRHTPAGGNIVVEIEPHADEARLSVRNTGDPIPPDQLARLFERFHRVDNVRSHHGEGAGLGLAITRSILKAHGGEIVVSSSNGVTTFSLTLPRSNTQVQPG; translated from the coding sequence ATGACCTTTTACCCCCATTCCTTGACTGCACGCCTGGCCACACTCTTTTCATTGCTGGTAGCAGGCCTGCTGCTGCTGCTTGGGCTCTCGCTCGAGCATCTGATTCGGGGCCACTTCGATGACATCGATCAGATGGAATTGACAGCAAAACTGAGCATGATTGAAAACCTGCTTGCCCGAGCCGACAGCCCCACCGCACTGGATACACTGCCCAGGTACCTCGATGACGTGCTAACGAGTCATGCCAACCTTTCCGTGTCCATTCGCGATGAAGCGGGACGGATACTCTACGCCCACCAACCGGAATTTCTCGCACCGATAAAAAATGGGGACGTTAGCTCACCTAGCGCCCGCTGGAGCGTGGCGAGCTATGAATTCATTGGCCGTGAGGTTCAGCAACACCTTCCCCTACCCGCACCTGCTCCCGTACAAGTCCTGCTGGGGCTGGATATCACGCACCACGCGCACTTTCTCGAGGACATCCGTCGATACCTCTGGACAGGCATTGCGATGGCCGCCCTGCTGACGGCGCTACTCGGCTGGTTGGTCGCGCGTCAAGGCCTGGCCCCCCTCAAGCGAATTACCGAAACAGCCAGGCGGTTATCAGCCGAACGCTTGGGGGAAAGGTTGGATCTACAAGCCACTCCGCCGGAAATGCTCGAGCTGGCCAACGCGTTCAATGGAATGCTGAACAGGCTCGAGGCTGACTTCCAACGCCTAAGTGACTTCTCCGCGGATATTGCTCATGAGTTGCGCACTCCAGTGTCAAACCTGCTCACCGAGACCCAGGTGGCCCTGTCTCGGCCACGCAACTCAGAGGAATATCAAGACACCCTTCATTCCAACCTGGAAGAACTGGAGCGCTTGGCCCGGATGATCGCCGATATGCTGTTCCTGGCCAAGGCAGACCATGGGCTTCTGCCCAATCCAGCCGAGTCGGTTCATTTAGAGCAGGAAGTAGCCGCCCTGCTGGAGTTCTACGACGCTCTTGCCGAAGAGAAACAGGTCACGATGCAGGCCACCGGTTCAGCCACCGTCATCGGCGACCACCTGATGTTACGCCGGGCTGTCGCCAACCTTCTTTCCAATGCTCTTCGCCACACCCCAGCCGGTGGCAACATCGTAGTCGAGATCGAGCCGCATGCCGATGAGGCACGCCTCTCGGTACGCAACACAGGTGACCCCATCCCTCCCGACCAACTCGCGCGCCTGTTCGAGCGCTTCCATCGCGTCGACAACGTTCGCAGCCACCATGGAGAGGGTGCTGGGCTCGGCCTCGCCATCACCCGCTCAATCCTCAAGGCTCACGGTGGTGAGATCGTGGTTTCCTCCAGCAACGGCGTGACCACCTTCAGCCTCACTCTGCCACGTTCCAACACTCAGGTTCAGCCCGGTTGA
- a CDS encoding heavy metal response regulator transcription factor, whose translation MKILIVEDEPKTGDYLAQGLREAGFVVDLVRDGLDGLHLAQNEGYDLLLLDVMLPGLDGWSILQMVRRSGQDVPVLFLTARDDVDDRVRGLELGADDYLVKPFAFSELLARIRSLLRRGKVREPEVFRAADLELDLLRRRVTRAGERIELTAKEFALLELLIRRQGEVLPRSLIASQVWDMNFDSDTNVIDVAVRRLRAKIDGPYSDKLIRTVRGMGYVLESGNSQ comes from the coding sequence ATGAAGATATTGATCGTTGAGGATGAGCCAAAAACCGGTGACTATCTGGCGCAAGGGCTGCGAGAAGCCGGTTTCGTTGTCGATCTGGTCCGCGATGGTCTGGATGGCTTGCACCTGGCTCAGAACGAAGGTTATGACCTACTGCTTCTCGACGTGATGCTGCCGGGTCTGGATGGCTGGAGCATTTTGCAGATGGTGCGCCGATCCGGACAGGACGTACCTGTGCTCTTTCTGACGGCACGAGACGACGTCGACGACCGGGTGCGCGGGCTTGAGCTTGGGGCCGACGACTATTTGGTCAAGCCGTTCGCCTTCTCTGAGCTACTGGCGCGGATCCGCTCGTTATTGCGCCGCGGAAAGGTACGTGAGCCGGAAGTGTTCCGCGCCGCCGATCTTGAGCTCGACCTCTTACGACGGCGAGTCACCCGGGCCGGCGAACGTATCGAGCTCACCGCCAAGGAGTTCGCACTCCTCGAGCTCTTGATTCGCCGACAGGGAGAGGTCTTGCCCCGCTCGCTGATCGCCTCTCAGGTGTGGGACATGAACTTCGACAGCGATACCAATGTCATCGACGTTGCCGTCAGGCGGCTGCGCGCCAAGATTGACGGCCCCTACTCCGACAAGCTGATCCGAACCGTCCGAGGCATGGGTTACGTACTGGAGTCAGGGAATAGCCAATGA